A genome region from Camelus ferus isolate YT-003-E chromosome 25, BCGSAC_Cfer_1.0, whole genome shotgun sequence includes the following:
- the DCSTAMP gene encoding dendritic cell-specific transmembrane protein gives MGVWKSGTNIFLSLWGIYVSPRSPGWIGFTQHLGVCCFVAFTSVGLLSVAFYWLPSSLIAFIASWMVMWALLCCSRHARCFLLLFFLSCGLREGRNALIAAGTGIVIFGHVENIFHNFKSLLDSMTCNLRAKSFSIHFPLLKKYIEAIQWIYGLATHLSLFDDLVSWNQTLAVSLFSPSQALETQLNDTTDKALGVLYQMVTATEVVSSVGRQLLAFTGLLLMLLGTGLFMKRFLDPRGAKFENVYITRQFVEFDERERHEQRPCVLPLNKKERKKYTVIPSFWLTPKDRKNLGLFFLPVLTHLYIWVLFAAIDYLLYQLIFSMGKHFQSLPGLEFHLKLHREEQGTQDIIHDSSFNISLFEPKCIPKPKLLLSETWIPLSIILVILVMLGLLSSILMQLKILVSASFYPNVQRERIRYLHAKLLKKRSKQPVGEVKRKLSLYFTKIHFWLPVLKMIGKKQSDIASEDNL, from the exons ATGGGTGTCTGGAAGTCAGGCACCAACATCTTCTTAAGTCTTTGGGGGATTTATGTGTCTCCAAGAAGCCCTGGATGGATAGGCTTTACTCAACATTTGGGAGTTTGCTGTTTTGTTGCCTTCACTTCCGTAGGCCTCCTCTCTGTGGCCTTCTACTGGCTTCCATCCTCACTGATAGCCTTCATCGCCTCCTGGATGGTCATGTGGGCTCTGCTGTGTTGCTCCAGACACGCGCGATGTTTccttctgctcttcttcctctcaTGTGGCCTGCGTGAGGGCAGGAACGCTCTGATTGCTGCTGGCACAGGGATAGTAATCTTTGGACATGTGGAAAACATTTTTCACAACTTTAAAAGTCTCCTGGACAGTATGACTTGCAACCTAAGGGCAAAGAGCTTTTCCATTCATTTCccacttttgaaaaaatatattgaagCAATTCAGTGGATATATGGCCTTGCTACTCACCTAAGTCTATTTGATGACCTTGTTTCTTGGAACCAGACCCTGGCGGTCTCTCTTTTCAGTCCCAGCCAAGCCCTGGAAACACAGCTCAATGACACTACAGACAAAGCCCTGGGTGTCTTGTACCAGATGGTGACGGCAACAGAGGTGGTGTCCTCTGTGGGCCGGCAGCTACTTGCCTTCACAGGGCTTCTGCTGATGCTGCTCGGCACTGGCCTCTTCATGAAGCGGTTTTTGGACCCTCGTGGTGCAAAGTTTGAGAATGTCTACATCACCAGACAGTTTGTTGAGTTTGATGAAAGGGAGAGGCATGAGCAGAGGCCCTGTGTCCTCCCGCtgaataagaaggaaagaaagaagtacaCTGTCATCCCATCTTTCTGGCTGACTCCGAAAGACAGGAAAAACCTGGGGCTGTTTTTCCTCCCAGTACTTACCCATCTCTACATCTGGGTGCTGTTTGCAGCCATAGATTATCTGCTGTATCAGCTCATTTTCTCCATGGGCAAACATTTCCAAAGCTTGCCAGGGCTCGAGTTTCACTTGAAGCTGCACAGAGAG gAACAAGGAACTCAAGACATCATCCATGATTCTTCCTTTAATATATCTCTGTTTGAACCCAAGTGCATCCCTAAACCAAAGCTCCTTCTGTCTGAGACCTGGATTCCCCTCAGTATTATTCTTGTGATACTAGTGATGCTAGGACTGTTGTCCTCCATCCTGATGCAACTTAAAATCCTGGTGTCTGCATCCTTCTACCCAAACGTGCAGAGGGAGCGCATCCGATACCTACATGCAAAGCTACTAAAGAAAAGATCTAAGCAGCCGGTGGGAGAAgtaaaaaggaaactgagtctgTACTTCACAAAG ATTCATTTCTGGCTTCCAGTCCTGAAAATGATTGGGAAAAAACAGTCGGACATTGCAAGTGAAGACAATCTGTGA